Proteins from one Belonocnema kinseyi isolate 2016_QV_RU_SX_M_011 chromosome 8, B_treatae_v1, whole genome shotgun sequence genomic window:
- the LOC117178652 gene encoding uncharacterized protein LOC117178652: MKLSDRSFHLPGPFDGIIGAEYFLQLLKQGKIKVPNQNAILQNTVFGWIVAGKITLPETTIQMSCHLLSTSLNEQLEKFWTIENCLERKILSLGERECENHYKKYYARCRNWKILRPEIKEAYIENMKSYLTNGNMSESKLACIREEYYLPHHVVIKNSSLTTQLRVVFDGSSKSVTGLSLNDALMVGLSMQENLFSLLVRFRSILIV, translated from the coding sequence ATGAAACTATCTGATCGTTCATTCCACTTACCGGGTCCGTTCGATGGCATAATCGGTGCTGAATATTTCCTGCAACTTTTAAAACAGGGTAAAATAAAGGTTCCCAATCAAAATGCCATTTTACAAAACACCGTTTTCGGGTGGATTGTGGCTGGTAAAATTACATTGCCAGAAACAACTATTCAAATGTCTTGTCATTTACTCTCAACGTCCTTAAACGAACAGTTAGAAAAATTCTGGACAATCGAAAACTGTCTAGAAAGAAAAATTCTCTCACTTGGAGAAAGAGAATgtgaaaatcattataaaaaatactacGCGAGGTGTAGAAATTGGAAAATACTGCGACCAGAAATCAAGGAAGCTTATATTGAAAATATGAAGTCATACTTGACAAACGGTAATATGTCTGAATCAAAATTAGCTTGTATTCGGGAAGAGTATTACTTGCCACATCATGTGGtgataaaaaattctagtttaaCGACGCAATTACGTGTGGTGTTTGACGGCTCATCAAAATCAGTGACAGGACTGTCACTGAACGACGCCCTCATGGTAGGTCTCAGTATGCAAGAAAACCTCTTTTCTTTACTCGTTCGCTTTCGCTCAATACTTATTGTttga